The nucleotide window GGGTGCACTTGGTGCAGATCGTGGATCAACTGCGCGAGATCCTCGATGGAATAGATGTCGTGGTGCGGCGGCGGTGAGATCAACGCCACACCGGGTTTGCTGTTGCGCAGCCAGGCGATGTACTGATCCACCTTCGGGCCGGGCAGCTGACCGCCCTCACCGGGCTTGGCCCCCTGGGCCACTTTGATCTCCAGTTGCTTGCCGCTGCGCAGATACTCGGCCGTCACACCGAACCGTCCGGAGGCGATCTGCTTGATCGCCGAACAGGCGGTGTCGCCGTTCCGGAGGCCGCCGATGCTGGGGAAGGCTTGCGAACGTCCATCGGCGTCCACATCGTGAAGAATCTGGAAACGGGCCGGATCCTCACCACCCTCGCCGCTGTTGCTCTTGCCGCCGATGCGGTTCATCGCCACCGCCAGCACCTCGTGGGCTTCCCGCGACAACGCGCCGAGGCTCATGCCACCGGTGCAAAAACGCTTGCAGAGGCTTTCTGCGCTTTCCACCTGATCCAGAGGCAGCGGCGCTGGAGCCAACTTGAATTCCAGAAGATCCCGAAGCGCCGTGACCGGCCGGTTCTCAAGAAGGGTTTTGTAGGTGGAAAAATGGTCGTAACCAGGCCCGGTCTTGACCGCCGCATGCAGGGCCTTGGCCATGTCGGGACTGTTGAGGTGGTATTCACCGCCGGTGCGGTACTGCACAAAGCCCATGAACTCGAGCTTGCTGCGATTGAGCTCCGGGAAGGCCTTGGCATGGAGTGACAGCGTTTCATTGGCCAGCTCCGCCAGAGTCATTCCCGCCACACGGCTGGTCGTGCCGGTGAACGCAGTGTCGATCACATCGGCCCCGAGGCCGATCGCTTCAAAAATCTGGGCGCCGTGATAACTGGCCAGGAGCGAAATGCCGATCTTGGAGAGGATCTTGCGCAGGCCGTTTTCCAACGACAGCCGCACATTCTCCTGCACCTTGTTGGCATCGAGGGCGGGCAGCTTGCCCTGCTCGATCCGCTTCTGCGTTTTGGGGTGGGCAAGCCAATGGCGGGTGGTCTCCCAGGTGAGCCAAGGGCAGACCGCACTGGCGCCGTAACCGATCAGGCAGGCCATGTGGTGGGTGCTCCAGCACTGGGCGGTATCGATCACCAAGGAGCAGCGCAGACGCAGCTTCTGCCGCAGCAGGTGGTGATGCACCGCCCCCACGGCCAGGAGGGCCGGCATCGCCACGCTGGTGGCGGTCAGCTGGGCAGCTGCACCGGAGCCATCAACACGATCGGAGAGCACCAACACCTGGGCACCGCCGCGCACAGCCTCCTCAGCCGCCTGACACAGCCCTTGAAGGGCCGATGACAAACCACCGGCGCAGGCCTCGACGGTCACCTGGGTCGACAGGGTTGCAACAGGCAGTCCCTGCTCGCCGATCGCCGCAAGCTCGGCTTCATTGAGAACCGGAGTGTCCAGGTGGATCACGGCGGCGGCCTCTGCCTGGGGCTTCAGCGCCGGCCGCCGCTCACCCAGATGCATTTCCAAGCTCATCACCAGCTTTTCCCGCAGGGGATCAATCGGCGGGTTGGTGACCTGGGCGAAGCGCTGTTTGAAGTAGTCGTAGAGGAGGTGGGGTTTGTCCGACAACACCGCCAGGGGAATGTCGTCTCCCATGCAATAGGTGGGCTCCTTTCCAAGTCCCGCCATGTCCTCGATTACCAAATCGAAGTCTTCGGCGGTGAAACCCATGGCGGTCTGAAGCCGCAGCAGATCAAGCTCGCCGATCTGACGCTCCTGGGTCCAGGGTTGGGCCGCCACACTGCGTCGATGCTGCTGCAGCCAGTCGCCATAGGGGAAGCGTCCAGCCGCGTCTTCCTTCACGGTCCAGTTGTCGAGCAGCTGGCCGTTCTCCAGATCCACAGCCACCATCTGGCCGGGGCCGAGACGGCCTTTCTGAACAACCGTCTTACCTCTGAGATCCACCACACCGGTCTCCGATCCCATGATCACGAAACCGTCGGCGGTGGTGCACCAGCGCGCTGGTCGCAACCCGTTGCGATCAAGCGTGGCTCCCACCCGTTTACCATCCGCGAACACCAGCAGGGCTGGACCGTCCCAGGGCTCCTGGATGCCGGCATTGAATTCGTACATAGCCGTCACCTCCGGACGATCCTCCAGATCCGGCTGGTTGCGGAAAGCCTCGGGCACCAGAGTGATCAAGCTGTCGGTGATCGAGCGACCACTGCGCACCATGAGTTCCAGGGTGGCGTCGAGGTTGGCCGAATCACTGAACGCAGGGTTAACCACGGGATTCAGATCATCCGCGGCTTCACCCCATACGTCTGCAAGGCTGGCCTCTGAGGCCTTCGCCCAGTTGAGATTCCCCAACAGCGTATTGATTTCACCGTTGTGGCCCAGCAGCCTCATCGGCTGAGCCAGGGGCCAGCGGGGCAGGGTGTTGGTGCTGAAGCGGCGGTGATACACCGCAAAGCTCACTTCAAAGCGGGGATCGCGCAGATCGGCGTAGTACTGCGCCAGCACTTCGGAACGCACCATCCCCTTGTACACAACGGTGCGGCTGCTCAGGGACGCCACATACAAGTCACGGGATCCCTCAAACCCCCAGGCCTTGCGGGAGCGGGCGCCGATCCGACGACGCAGTCGCAATAACAACGCCTCAAAAGCATCACCGTCGGGACCGCCCGCGAGGCTCCACTGCTCGATCACCGGGGCGGTGTCCCTTGCCATGGGGCCCAGCACGGATGGATCTACCGGTACAGCCCGCCAGCCGGCGGATATCAGTCCGAGGGCCTCGGCTTCCTCATTGCAGAACCGGCGCGCCAGTTCCCGCCTCTCGGGGTCCTGGGGCATGAACATCATTCCGAGCCCACGGGCCGACGTCGCCTCGGGCCAAACCGCTTTCAGATACGTCCACGGGATCTGGCAGAGCACGCCGGCACCATCGCCTGAATCACCGTCTCCCCCACAGCCACCGCGGTGCTCCATACAACCGAGACCGCGCAGGGCCTGCTGCAGTACCCAGTGGCTGGTCTCACCTGACAGCTGCGCCAGGAAACCAACGCCGCAGGCATCCTTCTCACCGGCCACCGCCTCAGGCGCAGCACTGTCGCTGTAGGGCCAGAGGGATCCGGTGGGATGAGACATGACCTTCTTGAATTCGGACAATCACCCCCGTGGAATCGGCATCCAAGGCGGGATAATCTCAGATCCTAAGGATTGATCACCCCGGCTAGCGTCCGGTTCATGCCCATACCGTTTCCTCCGCCACCTCCTGTCGCCGAAGTGCGACAAGTGGATCAGAGCATCGGCAGCAGAATCAAGATTGGAGAGATTTCCCAGAAAAGCGCCTGGTTGTGGATTGGGAGAGACGGAATGTCTCCCAAACAACTCTGGCTGCCCTTAGACGTCCTGACCGGCCGCCTTGGATTCCGCAGAACAACAACGGCTTCAGGCGAGCAACTCGAATGGTTCGGACGTGATCAACTCCTGAATGATCTCGAGACCCGCACCCTCGAGGACGAGGTGGCGGTGGATGCTTGGCCCTGGTTCCGCGCCATCGGCGTCTCAGTGCAACGACGGGACACCACCCTCGACCTCTCTCTGGAATCACCGAGGATCATGGCGATCCGTCAAGGCCGTGGAAGTACAGCTGGCCGCGTGGTACTTGACCTTTCAGCTCCGGCACTGATCCAGCGCGATGAGCAGGGACTGGTTGTGAGTGTGAAGAGCAACCGATCCCAAACCAATCTTTTACGCCAGCTGGGCCTGTCCCCGCAGAGGTTTCAAGAGGCCCTACGACTGAAGCACCGGGATGGAGATCTCGACTTTTTCACGCTCAAAGCCCCCTGGCGCATCGTCATGGACGGGACCCAGCGCCGATCGGTTTCCAAGGGGGGAACGCGCGCCTCGCCTTTTGTGGCAGCGCGTTTCACCCCCGAGATCCAGACCGCAATCCGCAAGGGTCTGATCCTGGACATGCGGGTCGTGCAGGTCGGGGTCAAGCCCCTGCGGATCTATCGCGCAGGATTGCCTCTGGGCAACGAAAGCCTCCTGCTGCGTCCACTGGCCCCACTCAAGGCTCAGACCGGGCTTCGATTCCTCAACCAACTCGCCCAGCCAGTGAACTCACTCGCCGCCATCAACGGCGGCTTCTTCAACAGAGTGCGTCAACTGCCTTTAGGAGCTGTACGCCTCGATGGGGTCTGGCTTTCAGGTCCGATTCTCAACCGTGGAGCCGTGGGCTGGGATGGACCAGGCCCGCTTCTGTTTGACCGGCTTCGCCTCGATCAAGAGATGCGCGTGAACGGTGGACGTCGCTGGGGACTTGGATTTCTGAACAGCGGCTACGTGCAGCGGGGCTTAAGCCGGTACACCCGGGCTTGGGGCCCTATCTATCGCTCTTTGAGTGGAGAGGAACTAGCGATCCTGATCCGCGACGGGCGGGTCACTGATCAGTTTTCTAAGACTGAACTCGCTCGCGGAGTCCCACTTCCAGAGGGTGCATCCCTCGTCGTGGCCCGTGCCAGAGCGCCCCTGCCGGCCAAGCCCGGAGACGAGGTTGCAATTCGTCTAAAGGTGTCGAGCCCAGTGGGAGAACGCCGTCAGGTCATGGCTGGCGGCCCTCTGCTGCTGAAGGAAGGACAGGTGGTGTTAAGAGGTCGACAGGAAGGATTCAGCTCCGGGTTTCTCGGGCAAGCCGCGCCACGGACCGTGGTGGGGCAAGACCCCAAGCATCGCTGGATGCTGACTCTCGAAGGACTAAGCGGCAGCGATCCAACCTTGCTCGAAACCACGCTGGCCCTGCAGCAACTGGGCCTGAGCGACGCTCTCAATCTCGATGGTGGAAGCTCCACCACCATGCTGATCGCCAACAGAACCGTGATGACAGGACGAGGAGTACCGCCGAGGATTCAGAACGGTTTGGGGTGGATCAAACCCTGACTTGAGAAGCTGCGACACTGAATTCACTTTTAAACACACGACGGTGGGCGCAATCCTTCAGATCACCGCAGCTGCCGCTGCCGAACTCGGTCGCCAGGCTGCGGTGGCGGGGACGCCAGGACTGATGCACCTCGATCTTCAGAGTGGACATTGCGAACGGCACGTCATCCGGTTGCGACCGGGGAACCTCTCAGGAACACCGATCGCCAGGGCTGACGGAGTCACCGTCCATGCGCCTGAACCCCAGATCGAGCTGCTTGAAGGACTGACCCTCGACTACCGAAGTGACATCAGCGGCGGTGGATTCCTGATTCTCAGCACTGATCAGGTGCGGTGTTGCGCCTGTGGAAGCGCTTTCAGTCGCAGTTGACTAATCGGGAAGTCGACCCGGTAATGTGGTGGATTGTCGAACCAGGTCGGATCCCCGGCCGCATACCGACCGTCGATGCCAACCATCCAGCAACTGATCCGCACCGAGCGCCAAAGCTCTAAAGCGAAGACCAAATCACCCGCGCTCAAATCCTGTCCTGAGCGTCGCGGAGTCTGCACCCGTGTGTATACCTCCACCCCAAAGAAGCCGAATTCTGCACTTCGCAAAGTGGCGCGTGTTCGCCTCACATCTGGCTTTGAAGTAACGGCCTACATCGGAGGCATCGGTCACAACCTTCAGGAGCACTCGGTTGTGTTGATCCGCGGAGGCCGCGTCAAAGACCTGCCAGGAGTTCGCTACCACATCATCCGTGGAACGCTCGACACTGCCGGCGTGAAGGATCGCCGTCAGTCCAGGTCCAAATACGGCGCCAAGACGCCTAAGGAGTGATGCCAAGCGATCCACTCATCGGATCGCCAGCACACGTCCCCATCCCACCACCCTTCATCGTTCCCTCCCACTGACAGTCCATGTCACGCCGTAATGCCGCCGTCAAGCGTCCGGTTCTGCCGGATCCCCAGTTCAACAACCGCCTGGCAACAATGCTCGTGGCCAGGCTCATGAAGCACGGCAAGAAGTCCACGGCGCAACGCATTCTTTCCGATGCCTTCGGCCTGATCGGAGAGCGCACTGGTGGTGATCCCATTGAACTGTTCGAAACAGCCGTCAAAAACGCCACCCCCCTTGTGGAGGTGAGAGCACGACGCGTGGGCGGTGCCACGTACCAGGTACCGATGGAGGTGCGTCAAGAACGGGGGACAGCCATGGCCCTTCGCTGGCTGGTGAGTTTTTCCCGTGCGCGCAACGGTCGCAGCATGGCCCAGAAGCTGGCTGGTGAATTGATGGATGCGGCCAATGAGGCAGGCAGCGCCGTGCGCAAGCGCGAAGAGACTCACAAAATGGCCGAAGCCAACAAGGCCTTCGCCCACTACCGCTACTGATCAGCAGTCGCCCTGACGGCCTCATTGGCCGGGGGCTGACCTGTAGAGTCTCACCCGCCTTTTAACGCCCCACCCCGGAGTTTCCTGTGGCTCGCGCCTTTCCCCTGGAACGCGTCAGAAATATCGGTATTGCCGCTCACATTGATGCTGGCAAAACCACTACCACCGAACGGATCCTGTTTTATTCAGGTGTGGTCCACAAGATCGGTGAGGTGCACGATGGCGCCGCAGTAACCGACTGGATGGCCCAAGAACGGGAACGTGGTATCACGATCACTGCAGCTGCGATTTCCACGAGCTGGAACGATCACCGCATCAATATCATCGACACCCCTGGGCACGTCGACTTCACCATTGAAGTGGAGCGCTCCATGCGCGTGCTGGATGGTGTGATTGCAGTGTTCTGTGCTGTAGGAGGCGTCCAGCCTCAATCGGAAACCGTATGGCGCCAAGCCGATCGCTATTCCGTTCCCAGGATGGTGTTCGTGAACAAGATGGACCGCACTGGTGCGGACTTCCTCAAGGTTCATGCTCAGATCAAGGATCGACTTAAAGCCAATGCAGCCCCAATCCAACTCCCTATTGGTGCTGAGGGTGATCTGAGCGGAATTATCGACCTAGTCGAGAACAAGGCCCACATCTACAAGGACGATCTGGGTCAGAACATCGAGATCACGGATGTTCCCGACGACATGAAGGATCAGGTCGCCGAGTGGCGCAACTATCTGATGGAGGCCGTCGCCGAGACCGACGAAGCGCTGATCGAGAAGTTCCTCGAAACAGGCGAACTCAGCGTCGAGGAACTCAAAGCTGGCATCCGTAAGGGCGTGCTCAAGCATGGCTTGGTGCCGGTTCTGTGTGGCTCAGCCTTTAAGAACAAGGGTGTGCAGTTGGTGCTCGATGCTGTTGTCGACTACCTTCCGGCTCCGATTGATGTACCGCCGATTCAGGGTGTACTTCCCAACGGAGAAGAAGCGGTTCGTCCTTCCGATGACAAGGCACCCTTTAGTGCACTTGCCTTCAAGGTGATGGCTGACCCTTACGGCAAGCTCACCTTCGTTCGGATGTATTCCGGTGTGCTGCAAAAGGGCAGCTACGTCATGAACTCCACGAAAGATTCCAAGGAGCGAATTTCCCGTCTGGTGGTGTTGAAAGCAGACGACCGTGAAGAGGTCGACGAGCTGCGCGCCGGCGACCTTGGTGCTGTGCTTGGCCTCAAGGCCACCACCACTGGAGACACCCTTTGCTCTGCTGAAGATCCGATTGTCCTTGAGACCCTGTTCGTTCCTGAACCGGTGATTTCCGTGGCCGTGGAGCCCAAGACCAAGGGCGACATGGAGAAACTCTCCAAGGCACTGGTTTCTCTAGCCGAGGAAGACCCCACCTTCCGCGTAAACACTGACCAAGAAACCGGTCAGACCGTGATTGCCGGCATGGGAGAGCTTCACCTAGAGATCTTGGTGGACCGGATGCTCCGTGAATTCAAGGTCGAAGCGAACATCGGTGCACCTCAGGTGTCCTACCGGGAAACCATCCGCGCGTCCTCACGAGGCGAAGGCAAGTTCTCCAGGCAGACTGGAGGTAAAGGTCAGTACGGTCATGTGGTGATCGAGATGGAACCCGGTGAGCCGGAATCCGGATTCGAATTCGTCAACAAGATCGTCGGTGGTGTTGTTCCCAAGGAATACATCAAGCCCTCCGAAATGGGCATGAAAGAGACCTGCGAATCAGGCGTGATTGCCGGGTATCCGCTGATCGACGTGAAAGTCACGATGGTCGACGGTTCATATCACGATGTGGACTCGTCCGAAATGGCCTTCAAGATCGCAGGATCCATGGCCTTCAAAGATGCAGTCAAGAAGTGCAACCCTGTACTTCTTGAACCGATGATGAAGGTCGAGGTCGAGGTTCCCGAGGATTTCCTTGGCTCGATCATCGGCGACCTGTCCTCCCGTCGAGGACAGGTTGAAGGTCAGGCAATTGACGATGGAACGTCGAAAGTCTCGGCCAAGGTGCCCCTGGCCGAGATGTTCGGCTACGCCACCGAGCTCCGATCCATGACCCAGGGTCGGGGTATTTTCTCGATGGAATTCAGCCACTATGAGGATGTTCCTCGCAACGTGGCAGAGGCCATCATCTCCAAGAATCAGGGCAATTCCTGATCTCTAAACTCCCCTAATCCACTCCCTCGATTCTTTACAAAAATGGCACGCGAGAAGTTTGAAAGGAACAAGCCTCACGTCAACATCGGCACCATCGGCCACGTTGACCACGGCAAAACCACACTCACCGCCGCGATCACCAACGTGCTGGCCAAGAAAGGCCAGGCCCAGATTCAGAATTACGCTGACATCGATGGCGCCCCTGAGGAAAGGGAGCGTGGCATCACGATCAATACTGCACACGTCGAATACGAAACTGACAGCCGTCACTACGCCCACGTCGACTGCCCCGGTCACGCGGACTATGTGAAGAACATGATCACCGGTGCCGCCCAGATGGACGGTGCGATCCTGGTGTGTGCCGCCACCGACGGCCCCATGGCCCAGACCAAGGAGCACATCCTCCTGGCCAAGCAGGTGGGCGTTCCGGCTCTGGTGGTTGCTCTGAACAAGTGCGACATGGTCGATGACGAAGAGATCATCGAACTGGTGGAGATGGAGATCCGCGAACTGCTCTCCAGCTATGACTTCCCCGGCGACGACATCCCCGTGGTTCAGGTCTCTGGCCTGAAGGCCATCGAAGGCGAAGCCGAGTGGGAAGCCAAGATCGACGAGCTGATGGCAGCTGTGGATGCCAACATCCCCGAGCCAGAGCGGGAAGTTGACAAGCCCTTCCTGATGGCGAT belongs to Synechococcus sp. WH 7805 and includes:
- the fusA gene encoding elongation factor G produces the protein MARAFPLERVRNIGIAAHIDAGKTTTTERILFYSGVVHKIGEVHDGAAVTDWMAQERERGITITAAAISTSWNDHRINIIDTPGHVDFTIEVERSMRVLDGVIAVFCAVGGVQPQSETVWRQADRYSVPRMVFVNKMDRTGADFLKVHAQIKDRLKANAAPIQLPIGAEGDLSGIIDLVENKAHIYKDDLGQNIEITDVPDDMKDQVAEWRNYLMEAVAETDEALIEKFLETGELSVEELKAGIRKGVLKHGLVPVLCGSAFKNKGVQLVLDAVVDYLPAPIDVPPIQGVLPNGEEAVRPSDDKAPFSALAFKVMADPYGKLTFVRMYSGVLQKGSYVMNSTKDSKERISRLVVLKADDREEVDELRAGDLGAVLGLKATTTGDTLCSAEDPIVLETLFVPEPVISVAVEPKTKGDMEKLSKALVSLAEEDPTFRVNTDQETGQTVIAGMGELHLEILVDRMLREFKVEANIGAPQVSYRETIRASSRGEGKFSRQTGGKGQYGHVVIEMEPGEPESGFEFVNKIVGGVVPKEYIKPSEMGMKETCESGVIAGYPLIDVKVTMVDGSYHDVDSSEMAFKIAGSMAFKDAVKKCNPVLLEPMMKVEVEVPEDFLGSIIGDLSSRRGQVEGQAIDDGTSKVSAKVPLAEMFGYATELRSMTQGRGIFSMEFSHYEDVPRNVAEAIISKNQGNS
- the gltB gene encoding glutamate synthase large subunit, whose amino-acid sequence is MSHPTGSLWPYSDSAAPEAVAGEKDACGVGFLAQLSGETSHWVLQQALRGLGCMEHRGGCGGDGDSGDGAGVLCQIPWTYLKAVWPEATSARGLGMMFMPQDPERRELARRFCNEEAEALGLISAGWRAVPVDPSVLGPMARDTAPVIEQWSLAGGPDGDAFEALLLRLRRRIGARSRKAWGFEGSRDLYVASLSSRTVVYKGMVRSEVLAQYYADLRDPRFEVSFAVYHRRFSTNTLPRWPLAQPMRLLGHNGEINTLLGNLNWAKASEASLADVWGEAADDLNPVVNPAFSDSANLDATLELMVRSGRSITDSLITLVPEAFRNQPDLEDRPEVTAMYEFNAGIQEPWDGPALLVFADGKRVGATLDRNGLRPARWCTTADGFVIMGSETGVVDLRGKTVVQKGRLGPGQMVAVDLENGQLLDNWTVKEDAAGRFPYGDWLQQHRRSVAAQPWTQERQIGELDLLRLQTAMGFTAEDFDLVIEDMAGLGKEPTYCMGDDIPLAVLSDKPHLLYDYFKQRFAQVTNPPIDPLREKLVMSLEMHLGERRPALKPQAEAAAVIHLDTPVLNEAELAAIGEQGLPVATLSTQVTVEACAGGLSSALQGLCQAAEEAVRGGAQVLVLSDRVDGSGAAAQLTATSVAMPALLAVGAVHHHLLRQKLRLRCSLVIDTAQCWSTHHMACLIGYGASAVCPWLTWETTRHWLAHPKTQKRIEQGKLPALDANKVQENVRLSLENGLRKILSKIGISLLASYHGAQIFEAIGLGADVIDTAFTGTTSRVAGMTLAELANETLSLHAKAFPELNRSKLEFMGFVQYRTGGEYHLNSPDMAKALHAAVKTGPGYDHFSTYKTLLENRPVTALRDLLEFKLAPAPLPLDQVESAESLCKRFCTGGMSLGALSREAHEVLAVAMNRIGGKSNSGEGGEDPARFQILHDVDADGRSQAFPSIGGLRNGDTACSAIKQIASGRFGVTAEYLRSGKQLEIKVAQGAKPGEGGQLPGPKVDQYIAWLRNSKPGVALISPPPHHDIYSIEDLAQLIHDLHQVHPKAPVSVKLVAEIGIGTIAAGVAKANADVIQISGHDGGTGASPLSSIKHAGSPWELGLTEVHRSLLENGLRDRVLLRADGGLKTGWDVVIAALLGAEEYGFGSVAMIAEGCIMARVCHTNNCPVGVATQKEALRKRFTGVPEHVVNFFWYVAEEVRQLLSILGVAKIEDLIGRSDLLQPRAVDLAKTRGVDLSSLLAPIQGSEDRSWLRHSAEAHGNGPILEDELLADAELMEAVERHESLSRTITIINTDRSVGARLAGEIAQRHGNRGFDGQLNLTFQGAAGQSFGAFLVKGMNVRLEGEANDYVGKGMNSGRISLVPSDGCSNPGDQVILGNTCLYGATGGELFALGRAGERFGVRNSGARTVVEGAGDHCCEYMTGGVVVVLGGTGRNVGAGMTGGVTFLLDEGDRVLPRVNPEIVEVCSLTTAQQESTLKELLEAHVAATGSAKASALLADWAAAKTRFKVLIPPSERAVMGLVDQQAVAA
- a CDS encoding phosphodiester glycosidase family protein, yielding MPIPFPPPPPVAEVRQVDQSIGSRIKIGEISQKSAWLWIGRDGMSPKQLWLPLDVLTGRLGFRRTTTASGEQLEWFGRDQLLNDLETRTLEDEVAVDAWPWFRAIGVSVQRRDTTLDLSLESPRIMAIRQGRGSTAGRVVLDLSAPALIQRDEQGLVVSVKSNRSQTNLLRQLGLSPQRFQEALRLKHRDGDLDFFTLKAPWRIVMDGTQRRSVSKGGTRASPFVAARFTPEIQTAIRKGLILDMRVVQVGVKPLRIYRAGLPLGNESLLLRPLAPLKAQTGLRFLNQLAQPVNSLAAINGGFFNRVRQLPLGAVRLDGVWLSGPILNRGAVGWDGPGPLLFDRLRLDQEMRVNGGRRWGLGFLNSGYVQRGLSRYTRAWGPIYRSLSGEELAILIRDGRVTDQFSKTELARGVPLPEGASLVVARARAPLPAKPGDEVAIRLKVSSPVGERRQVMAGGPLLLKEGQVVLRGRQEGFSSGFLGQAAPRTVVGQDPKHRWMLTLEGLSGSDPTLLETTLALQQLGLSDALNLDGGSSTTMLIANRTVMTGRGVPPRIQNGLGWIKP
- the rpsL gene encoding 30S ribosomal protein S12, whose translation is MPTIQQLIRTERQSSKAKTKSPALKSCPERRGVCTRVYTSTPKKPNSALRKVARVRLTSGFEVTAYIGGIGHNLQEHSVVLIRGGRVKDLPGVRYHIIRGTLDTAGVKDRRQSRSKYGAKTPKE
- the tuf gene encoding elongation factor Tu, which gives rise to MAREKFERNKPHVNIGTIGHVDHGKTTLTAAITNVLAKKGQAQIQNYADIDGAPEERERGITINTAHVEYETDSRHYAHVDCPGHADYVKNMITGAAQMDGAILVCAATDGPMAQTKEHILLAKQVGVPALVVALNKCDMVDDEEIIELVEMEIRELLSSYDFPGDDIPVVQVSGLKAIEGEAEWEAKIDELMAAVDANIPEPEREVDKPFLMAIEDVFSITGRGTVATGRIERGIVKVGEEIEIVGIRDTRKTTVTGVEMFRKLLDEGMAGDNVGLLLRGIQKEDIERGMVLVKPGSITPHTKFEGEVYVLKKEEGGRHTPFFAGYRPQFYIRTTDVTGQITAFTADDGSDVEMVMPGDRIKMTGELICPVAIEQGMRFAIREGGRTIGAGVVSKIIE
- the rpsG gene encoding 30S ribosomal protein S7; translation: MSRRNAAVKRPVLPDPQFNNRLATMLVARLMKHGKKSTAQRILSDAFGLIGERTGGDPIELFETAVKNATPLVEVRARRVGGATYQVPMEVRQERGTAMALRWLVSFSRARNGRSMAQKLAGELMDAANEAGSAVRKREETHKMAEANKAFAHYRY